One genomic segment of Flavobacteriales bacterium includes these proteins:
- a CDS encoding ABC transporter permease: MIHGLKMFGKYLSLLGNVFSRPENRKVYLSRILDEMVKLGVNSLTIVAIISLFMGAVVTIQTGLQLSNPFIPKYLIGFATRESLVLEFSPTMIALILAGKVGSSIASEIGTMRVSEQIDALEIMGINSSAFIIQPKIIASVLFFPILVIISMAIGMFGGFLAATLGGIISKAEFLQGLLYWFQPFYIFYALVKTVFFAFAISSISSFFGYYTDGGAIAVGKSSTKAVVFSCIVILIINFVITQLMLA, from the coding sequence ATGATACATGGTCTTAAAATGTTTGGTAAGTACCTTTCCTTATTGGGGAATGTGTTTAGTAGACCTGAAAATAGAAAGGTATATTTAAGTAGGATTTTAGATGAAATGGTAAAGTTGGGGGTAAATTCTCTTACCATTGTAGCTATCATTTCCTTGTTTATGGGTGCTGTTGTTACCATTCAAACAGGTTTACAATTAAGCAATCCTTTCATTCCAAAATATTTAATTGGATTTGCCACACGAGAGTCTTTGGTTCTTGAATTTTCACCTACCATGATAGCCTTAATTTTAGCTGGTAAAGTAGGCTCAAGTATTGCTTCTGAAATAGGTACGATGAGGGTTTCTGAGCAAATAGATGCTCTAGAGATTATGGGAATCAATTCTTCTGCTTTCATCATACAACCCAAAATCATTGCTTCAGTTTTATTTTTCCCCATTTTAGTAATTATCAGTATGGCAATTGGAATGTTTGGCGGCTTTTTAGCTGCAACATTAGGTGGAATTATTAGTAAAGCAGAATTTTTACAGGGTTTACTCTATTGGTTTCAGCCATTCTACATTTTTTATGCATTAGTGAAAACCGTATTTTTTGCCTTTGCAATATCATCCATATCCTCTTTCTTTGGATATTATACCGACGGCGGAGCTATTGCTGTTGGTAAGTCAAGCACAAAAGC